In Patescibacteria group bacterium, the genomic window TAATATGGTTTGCTTTTTCTTTTTCGCTGGCACTACTTTTTCGTTTAGTTTCTTTGAAGAAAAATGCAACGAAGAGAGAAAATATAACACCAGGGATAGAAATAAACATTGGTAATCTTGGATTTATAGCATACATGTATCCCGAGAGAATTGAAGTAAACATAACAACGAAATGCCTTCTTGATCTAGCCTTGGATACAACTTTTAAGTATTGATCATAGTTTCCCTCTTCCTTCATAGAATCAGCTAGGAGAGCTACATTAGTTCCTGAAATTAGAGCAAAACTTGTCATCGCTAGAATGTTCGCTATCCAAATATCCAAAGGGCAATCTGCAAACGAAAAATATGTTATACCCGCTACAGCTATAGCGGAGCCCAAAATAATAACATTCTTTCTTCCTAGTAAATCAGCCCAAGCACTAGAGTATATTTCTATAATAACTAAATATCCCAAAACGATTGACTCCATAAAATATAGCTCGCTCAGAGTCATTCCACCTACATTAATAATATAGGAGATAATAATTGGTCCCCAAAACAAAGGATCGATAAAAATATCAAAGAGCGTAAAAAGAGCAACATTGTCCAATTTTTTAAATTTTTTCATAATTTTTCTCCCTTTCTAGTTTTTTAACACACAAAAAGAGCCGACTTGTGTCGGCTCCAGACTATATAATGATATTAAATATTAACTAATATTACATAAAATTAAACAAAACCAACACAAAAGAAATTTGGACAGCAGAAATAGCCGGGATATAAATATCCCCGGTCCAAAAATGTTTAGTTAAGTTTTGTTTATTTACACAATTCATATTTTTTACCCCACGGCATACTGCAAAGCAGTAATTTAAAAAATTATCTCACTGGGTTAATCTATGTTTAATAATACGTAAAAACACTCTTTTTGTTACATACTTTCAACCAAATAACGTAGCATCCTCATATTTATTTAAAAAAGCCATTTTTTAGATGGCTTTTTAATTTCGTTCGAAATTTGGAAGAACAGTTAATAAACACTTATGAAGCTTGTTATAAACTACACGAAATACTATGTCTGAATACTCAACCAAATAATGACTTTTTGCATTACTTTCTTTTAAAATGAGTCTTGCCTCTCCTGACTTAATAATTGTAACAATTTTTTCTTAATCTTTTTGAGTCAATAAAATATTGTACCTTTGCAAAGCCCTTCTCGTAACGTGACGAAATCTATTTTTTCTTATTTTTTTCAAAATTTCCTCCTTTACTAAAGAACAATTTAATATAATAAATATAGCTATTTATATTAATCTTATTTTTCTATCGGTTTTGCTGTCACAACCAATCTTTGTTTGGTCGAATATATTGGAGTGCATGTAAACATAGTTAATATCTCATCATCACTTGGATCAATCACAGAAAGATCCGTATCTTCAACAACTTTTATATCATCAATTTCATAATACATCTCCTCCCCCTTCCAAACAATATAAACCAAATCACCAATCTCTAACTTATGGAAAAGATAAAAAGTAAGATTATTTGGCGGAAGATATTTAAATCTGTGCCCAGTTATAATAGTATTCCCAATCTCCCCAGGACGAGCTCCTGTGGGCATTAACCAGGCTCCGAGGGATAATCCATACGCTTCATTATCAGTTTCTACAATGGGCGCGTTAACGCCAATTTTTGAGATAATCAATCTATCAGGTGATGTCTTGTATTCACTTTTAGGAAAACCCGTTGTGACTTCAGTAATTATTTCGTTATTCTTTTTAAACTCCTCAACTATTTTTTCGGTTTCAACTTTTTGATCTATATCCTTATTACTCAATCTATATTTTACTTCAGGATAAAAGGGCAAAATTAATATATAGAAAAAAATTGCAAAGCTTAAAAGCCCTAATATAAATATTAGGGCTTTTCTATTCTTTCTATTTTTAAGTCGAAAAATCATTATTTATGAAGTTTTTCTTAAGTATAGGGCTGATGCTGAGGTCATAAATAATGCAAACATCAGATAAATAAATTCAAGGAAACTAAATCCAGTTTCAGCAAGAACCATTGGTATTTCAACTTCCACACTAGCAGGAGCTGAAACTTCGGCATTGTTGTCTGCTTTCGCTGTTGCTGCAATTGAATATGTCTGAATTTCTGATGTTTCAGAAACATCAACATACATATCAATTACCACATCATCTCCAGCTGCAATATCTCCTAATGCCCATGTTCCAGAGACTGCAGGATCATTGTAACTAAGACCATCTGGAAGAACTACTTTTAGTTCTGAATTAATAGCATCAATATTACCCATATTTGAAACTGTGATACTAAATTTAACATTTTTATCACCTGGCCTAGCAGTAGCTAATTCAGGATCAATGCTAATTCCCAAGAATGGAGCACCTTCTTCACCTTTAACAATAGGTGTCTCTTCTACATAGGTTGTTATTGGAATCCATGAAGAAGACCTTCTGCTTGATGAATGATTACTACTTCCTTCTTCATAATTATAAAAATCTCTAAAAATAGGTTCATTCCCAACAAAATCAACTTCATATGAAGTTATTCCATCTTGAGATACCCATCCACTTCTATCTTCTTCTATTATTTTGTATGTACCAGGTTCTACTTCAAAACAATATCCACCATCAATATCCGTGGTTGTTGATACTGTGAATGATTCATAATCCACACTTGCAACAGTAAATTCTGCAATCCTCTCAATTTCAATCCCCCATCCTTCTTTAGGAATATTACCGTTTCCACTATCATATTTATGACCACAAACCATAGGTCTATTTACAAAGTCATTCTCAACGAATACATCTACTAGGATACTATCATCCAATGTTTGTTGGACTGCGATTGTGTAGATTGTCTCTGGTACTAAAGGAAAAGCAACTTCAAAATAACCACTACTTGGGACAATCTGTTTCCAACCATCTTTCATTTGTTCTTTTACGATATATGTTTCATTATCACAACGAGCATCAAAGCTATAATAACCATTCATTTCGGTTACTGTTGTTGCAATTAAATTATCACTATCATCGTAAAGCTCAATTACCCAACCTCCAGTACTCCAGTCGTCTTGACCATCCCCCATTTCTTCCCATTCTTCAAAATGTTGTTTCTTGTATCCATCAATAACATTATCACAACCACAATCTTCTATAATTTCCCATCCAGTATAATAACCATCATCAGCTGTAGTAGTTGTTAACCAGAAAAATGATTTACCATCCTCTACCCACACCTCATCATTCCCTGCATCGTAATTAGGATCTCCTAAATCAGTCGAAGTTCCAGTTTTATCAAATCCATTTTCTAGTTTATTTTCTCCTGGATATTTACTTGTATCATCGTCGCCTAGGTTTAAAATGCTAGCATTGTAAAACTCAATGTTCCCATAAACATGCTCTTTATCACCATTTTCATCATTCACATGAGAACCATATAACAAAGCTCTTACATTTCCTTCTGATCTTTCAACTGCCAAACCAGGGACATCTTCATATTCTGGACTTTCATCCATGGCAGAATCTTCATAAAAACCATAATTACCACTATATAAAGCAAACCAAGTTCCTTGAGGAATATGATACCAATCTGATCCAAGATATATATCTGAGCTCATATCACTAAACTCCCCTTCAAAATTTTTGACTCCTTCATCTTCTTTAATATTAACTCGAGCTAAAACTAAATCTGAACAATCCTGAGATCCTTCAATCGTACACTTATCAGTACATACCGCGCCTTGGTCTAATCCATCATCTCCATCACACTCTTCCCAGTCTTGATTTGCAATACCGTCTCCACAAAAAATTAATTGACAATCATCACTACATAGGTCATCGTCAATATCGCATTGTTCTCCATTATCCAATATTCCATCACCACAAAAGTTTGCGATGCAATCAATGATTTCTAATTCAACGTTATCAATAAATGTTCCAAGTTTATTAGAATCTTCACGATCACCTCCATCAGCAAATGCTATTTTTGTTACAGCTGAATCAGCCATGAAGGTGATTTCTTCTGATTCCCATACAGTATTAGTATTATTACTACCATCTTCACTATACGTTCCAGCTAATGTTCCATTTAAATACACCTCTAAAATATTAACATCAACGTTCGGCCTAGGCGAAAAATCAAAAGTCAATAAATATTCAGCACCGATAAATGTATTAACATCTTGATCTATAACAACCGAAGCTTCTTCATCGCCATGCCCGTCTGAATCAAGCTCTGCATAATTAAAATCATTAACAGGGTCTGAGGTTGCCCAAGAATTTACACCATATTGGAGTTCTAATTTTGGAGTTAGTTCACTTAGATAAATCCAACTAATATTCCAATCAATTTTATCACTTACATAAACACCCCAGCCTTTAGGAAATTTTTCAACTTGATTCTCGAATGAAGGATTCAATAAAGCAACCGGCCCAATCTCACATCCACAATCTTCAATTATACTCCAATCAGCATAAAATCCATCATCACCAGTATTTGCCCACATGTAGAAATCGACTATCGTGTCACCATCAAGTCCTAACTCATCAACACCCTCTAAAGGATTTAAAGAATCTTCCCCCCAGTCTCCTGTGTTTGCGTTATAGAATTCAAGATCTCCTCGAATATCTTCAGAATCAGATTGAGTCAAAGTGGTATGCATTACTGCCCTAACGCTCCCATCAGTTCTCTGAACCGCAAGACCTGGAACATTTTCGTACATATTAGAATCGCTAATATAATTTTCGTCTAAGTAAAGTGCAAACCAAGCGCCACCTGGAATATAATAAGAATCAGATCCTAAATAGACTCTATCATTCATTTCACCATTACCTGTATCATTAACATCCTCAACATTAACACGAGCTAAAACCAAATCTGAACAAGTGTTGTCTTCTACTATTTGACACATTTCATTACAGGTTAAACCACTATCAACATCGGCGCCATCACATTCCTCCCACTCTTGGTTTACAACATCGTCACCACAAAATACAAACTGACAATCATCGCCACACAAATCACCACCATCACATTGCTCCTCGTTATCTACAGTTCCGTCGCCACAAACATCTTCTGGTGCATCATTACAATCATATCCTTCAAGTCCTAGCCAAGAAAAAGCTACCTGTCCCCAATCATCACACCAACTATTATTTGGCTCCGTAGCTACAAATTTAACCACTACTTCTCCGGTCACTCCTGGAAAACCATATTCGCTTTCCACCCAGGATTCACCTGAATTTTGTCCACCTGTATAATGACCAATTACTGAATTATTTATATAAATATCAAAACTATCATCAACTGCACCGTCAAGATGTTCAAAAACAATATTGTCAACATATTTATCTCCAACATCAAAAGTTATTGAAGCAGACTCATATCCAGAACCACAACCATCTCCAGGACCCATTAACAATCTGAATGATCCATCACTACTTCCTCCACCGTAAGTACCACCCCATGTCCATATATCACTCCAAT contains:
- a CDS encoding MFS transporter, producing the protein MKKFKKLDNVALFTLFDIFIDPLFWGPIIISYIINVGGMTLSELYFMESIVLGYLVIIEIYSSAWADLLGRKNVIILGSAIAVAGITYFSFADCPLDIWIANILAMTSFALISGTNVALLADSMKEEGNYDQYLKVVSKARSRRHFVVMFTSILSGYMYAINPRLPMFISIPGVIFSLFVAFFFKETKRKSSASEKEKANHIKFSILFLANHKKLKWIVGFFVLMYVVTKIWFFTVNPYFELVELSPKYYGWVFFFMNFIAWIITKNSHKIKEKIGEFRVLGTIVLFMSLPLIFMGILTSNIAISFLAFSSFLRGITGTIASEMKNKYLKPENRATVLSLISSLSAVAGMISLFIFGLILDHVSLEDSMIGLGIIALIVGIFSLSKYKKIFT
- a CDS encoding sortase; translation: MIFRLKNRKNRKALIFILGLLSFAIFFYILILPFYPEVKYRLSNKDIDQKVETEKIVEEFKKNNEIITEVTTGFPKSEYKTSPDRLIISKIGVNAPIVETDNEAYGLSLGAWLMPTGARPGEIGNTIITGHRFKYLPPNNLTFYLFHKLEIGDLVYIVWKGEEMYYEIDDIKVVEDTDLSVIDPSDDEILTMFTCTPIYSTKQRLVVTAKPIEK
- a CDS encoding lamin tail domain-containing protein, producing MSGKFNFSNKKGDSFMKWLVYFVMFNMVFSQFFIFGANFASADSSGSIWTTTSDCGAPQNVNHYEVDDNVYINGAGFSSSSSYSWNITAVPADKNTAVAEGDYDTDGDGNFCFLAHTIKSGESGVYKANYNNKQDTYSVGDGVFSPEEGDVIVSEIMPNPNAVDDDSGEWFEIYNTTNEDFNLKGCLATDYDNDDFYVENDLIILSGEYLVFGINGTSGENGGVTVDYEYDDFNLNNTSADKILIECGDVEIDKVAFDQNWPFGVGVSMLLNDYSDNDDKNNWCESTSSYGDGDLGTPGAVNDTCEPVYCSDDTGCSYEEFCDSGVCEIIPAVCADDDDDGYSVEGGDCGMIDCDDGDSSVNPGQKEICGDEIDQDCDGSDLVCSDTGTGCKLELIKTAQQSTVYAGGEIIYDLTLENTGDTNCTGGGVKLTDEFDLNTIYVDSSASDSGDSVTVINNVSSTQIEWNFGILVPGATGTAELIMEVSENVQCGDLIVNKAKYWSTETGYGDYVSATVEVLCDAEVCGDDDVVVIPGYINYVDIGLSISESAYILDDWSDIWTWGGTYGGGSSDGSFRLLMGPGDGCGSGYESASITFDVGDKYVDNIVFEHLDGAVDDSFDIYINNSVIGHYTGGQNSGESWVESEYGFPGVTGEVVVKFVATEPNNSWCDDWGQVAFSWLGLEGYDCNDAPEDVCGDGTVDNEEQCDGGDLCGDDCQFVFCGDDVVNQEWEECDGADVDSGLTCNEMCQIVEDNTCSDLVLARVNVEDVNDTGNGEMNDRVYLGSDSYYIPGGAWFALYLDENYISDSNMYENVPGLAVQRTDGSVRAVMHTTLTQSDSEDIRGDLEFYNANTGDWGEDSLNPLEGVDELGLDGDTIVDFYMWANTGDDGFYADWSIIEDCGCEIGPVALLNPSFENQVEKFPKGWGVYVSDKIDWNISWIYLSELTPKLELQYGVNSWATSDPVNDFNYAELDSDGHGDEEASVVIDQDVNTFIGAEYLLTFDFSPRPNVDVNILEVYLNGTLAGTYSEDGSNNTNTVWESEEITFMADSAVTKIAFADGGDREDSNKLGTFIDNVELEIIDCIANFCGDGILDNGEQCDIDDDLCSDDCQLIFCGDGIANQDWEECDGDDGLDQGAVCTDKCTIEGSQDCSDLVLARVNIKEDEGVKNFEGEFSDMSSDIYLGSDWYHIPQGTWFALYSGNYGFYEDSAMDESPEYEDVPGLAVERSEGNVRALLYGSHVNDENGDKEHVYGNIEFYNASILNLGDDDTSKYPGENKLENGFDKTGTSTDLGDPNYDAGNDEVWVEDGKSFFWLTTTTADDGYYTGWEIIEDCGCDNVIDGYKKQHFEEWEEMGDGQDDWSTGGWVIELYDDSDNLIATTVTEMNGYYSFDARCDNETYIVKEQMKDGWKQIVPSSGYFEVAFPLVPETIYTIAVQQTLDDSILVDVFVENDFVNRPMVCGHKYDSGNGNIPKEGWGIEIERIAEFTVASVDYESFTVSTTTDIDGGYCFEVEPGTYKIIEEDRSGWVSQDGITSYEVDFVGNEPIFRDFYNYEEGSSNHSSSRRSSSWIPITTYVEETPIVKGEEGAPFLGISIDPELATARPGDKNVKFSITVSNMGNIDAINSELKVVLPDGLSYNDPAVSGTWALGDIAAGDDVVIDMYVDVSETSEIQTYSIAATAKADNNAEVSAPASVEVEIPMVLAETGFSFLEFIYLMFALFMTSASALYLRKTS